The genomic DNA GCGCGGCCGTTGCGAAGACGCCCAAGTACAAGCGGCCCGGCGTATCACAGTTCTCCTTGGCGAAGAATGAGTCCGAAATATCGAGCCCTTGCGGAGGAAATTGCGATGTGGGGCGGTCGTACAACGCTCGGCATTGATGCCATGCTCGACGGATCGTCGCCGTCGAAGCAACAATCTTTGGTTTGCGGCCTTTCCACGAGCACAGCAGATCAATTGCCGACTCGTAGAGCCCGACCACCGACCCGAGTGGACCTGAAATCAAGTGAAGCTCGTCTTGGATGATCAGGTCTGGTGGATCGTTATCGCCGGGAGTTCCGATGCCGAAGATTCTTCCCGACATTTCACGCCAAGCTAACATGGCGAACTTGTCGACCGTCCCAATGATTAGTGTTGGCGGTATTTCATAAACATCGTCGTCGATGACGATGACCGGCAAACGCTTCTTCGGGGTTGAAAATTCGCACTGCGTTTCCGGACAGACAAAGATCACTGTCTTTGGCTTTCCATGAGCTTGATATCCAAGTGCATCAGGATCATCCATCGCCGTCCCGCACCACGGGCACTTGAGCATTTGAAATTCATTCGCTTCCTGGCTATTTGGCTTTGCCAGACTATTCAGCGATTTGACTGCTGGCTCGCGATAGAGCGGCGTCAAAGAACCTCCGACCCATAGACCGATTGTGATCGCTTGTTCGCCCAGATCCTTTGAACGACTGCGGCGGATAAGCTCGCACGCGCAAATCATCGAGCTGGCACGCTGAAACTGCTGAGCCGTCAACAATCGAAGGGTGTAACGCATCAGCACGGTACACCCTGCGTTGTCTGGTCGAATCAAACGTCGCAAGAAAATGTCGGTAGCCGCGAGGCCAAGGTAGGCTTCTGTCTTGCCACCGCCTGTGGGAAACCAGATCAAATCGACAAGGTCACGCTCCGGATGTTCGGTGCCATCATCGTTTGTCTTTAATGAGGACAGGTTCATCAGAATGAAGGCAAGCTGGAACGTTCGCCATCGTCCTTCGTAGGGGGTGGTTGGCTTGTAGCTGGCCGGCAATGGCACCATGCCAACATCCTTGGATCGTTTGGATCGGCGCGAATGATGCTGTTGCATCAAGATCGCTCTGTTGGCCAGCATGAACGCTTCCAACATGACTGGATCGTTTTCCAGCAGCTTGATCCCGTCACGAATTCTCCCAAGGCAGGTCCGGCAGTGCTTCAGGTTTTCTGTGGCTGGAGCCTTCAAGCGACTTGGCAAACTGGCAACGTTGGCCTCTTGTTCCCTGATCCAAGTCTCGTAGTCGGTCACCAACGGCTGAAGCGTCGATGGAATCTTCGATGGCGGCACCGTTCCATCGGCCCCTGAGAGGATGTACATGTTCAGCTCGTCACCGTCGGTGCTGCGTGGCTCGACCGGCGGAACTTTCACTCGCGGAACCGTCACCGTTGCGAGCGACGCGACCTTGCTATCCGTTTCCTCGCCCCAGTCAACGGAGCAACCATGCCCGACCGCAAACGCTTTTCGTTTGCGATAGAGCAATTCGAGTGCAGCCTCTTCTTGGACATCCGGATCAGCGATCTTGCTGGGATCGCGGTCGGGAAGAACCTTGTATTCACGGAAGACCGGTTTCCCGCCAGCAGACTGAATGCTGACGGATACCTGAAAGAAACAATCCGCTGCACGGATACGGCTGTCACGTCCGCTTTGATGGTCGTTCAATAGCGACAGAGTGAGAAGGACGCTGCCATCACCCCGGTGCCGGAACATTCCCTTTACTATCAGCGATTCAACGAGATTGCGCTCCCAGGGTGCTTGCTGAGAAGATGCTGGCACCGACAGAGTTTGATCGGGGATCTCGATTTGTATCCGTCGCCATTCCTGACGTTCACGCGTCTGCGGACCATTTTCTGTTTCCGCGACGTACGGAACCGTCCCTGACTCATAGCGAGCGGCTGAAACACGGATGACTAGGTCGCCGGCGTCGCCATCACAAAGACACGACAATCCAATCGCTGACGGATAAAACTCATTGGCAAGCCGAACGGTTTGATCGTATGCGTCCGTAAGTGAATCGCCCGAGCCACCATCGCGGCGAGGCTCGGAGCCTGGATCGCCTTCCAACGGTTCAGTTGGAATTTCTTCACCACTCCCGCTCGCCTCGTCCGCATCTTCAGTATCGCCTTGGTCATCATGTTCGTTGATGACTTGCTGTTGCGGAAACAACACGCCAGCGGAGTAACGCTGCGTCGGCGATTCTTCTAATCGTTCAACGTAACGTTGGTTTGGATTGGCCTCATAGTCGTGTGGAGGCAAGCCTGGCCCGACCAGCTCACGCTCCAAGGCTTGAATTAGTTCGTCACGGAACGTTTCTTCGTCTGACATTGCCATGTTTTACCTATGTTCCCAATTCATTCCGTGACTTGCTTTCGCAACCAGTCGCGTTGTCGCTCATCGCAAAGAGGCTCCAACTTTTGGTTGATAAAAACGTACAACCCAATCCTCGCCCGCGACATTCCCACGTACACAACGCCACGCCACCAGTCGGGAGACAATTCGTCCACATCCGTCAAGATGATGAAATCGTTCTCGAGTCCTTTGAACGATGAGACACTGCAAGCGGTGACTTGGTTCAATAATTTTGAACCAACTTTCCACGCGTTGCCTTCGTCGATGGTCGCTAATTGAAAATCGCGAAACTGACTGGCGCAGGAATCTTCGGCTTTGCGACAGGACAAAACAGAAATTTGATGCGGCGATATTTCCTCGTTCAGCAGCTTCTTCAACGTCGTGCTGAGAAGCTGGCGTTGATCAGCCGGTTTCTTGTACCAGTCTGTCTTAACTGGAATCCCGTCAACGGTGGCTGCCGGCGGAAATTGCGGCAGCGTTTTGATTTCAGTTTCGGTTGCGATTTGAATCGTGTTTCGTCGGTTCGTTGGCAGAAGAACCGCGACACCAATCGGAATCAGTAGAAACAGAGCTTCGTCTTCGTAAACTCCGAAGACGGATGCCTGATTATTTCGGTCGCAAAAGAACCACCAACGACCGTTTTTCAAACCGCCGACGACCAGGGCATCCAAAACATCCAGCATCGGGCGAGAGAGCATGTCCTGTGCTTCATCAATCACGAGCGATTTGTACTGCGGGCAATTTTTCGTCATCAGAGCGTGCAACGCGAACTCCGGCATGAGTCGATTGAATATTTCAGCATGATCCAATCCGGCCTTGGAAGCCTCAAACTCAGCCTCAACCTCGGAACCTTCGATCAAAGCGTGAAGCACCGCATGGATCGAGTTAACGACAACGGTTCCGCGTCCACGCGAAGTCACATTCTTTCGCAGAACGCCTGCAAGAACTCGATTGAAGCAGAGCAACAGAACGTCGCCATCCGTTGTGTTGGCCTCCCGTCGCGAGATCTCGGCCGCGAGCAACGTTTTGCCCGTGCCGGCACCGCCCTGCACGATCAATCGTGGGTTCGGGTATTTCTCCAGTGCATCCAGAACTTGATACTGCTCCGACTCCAGGGCGTGCATTTGGTGAGTGGCGGCGTCGGCGATCGCTCCCATCGAGGGGACGCGGTCAAAGTCGCCTCGCAGAAACGCCGACAGCAGTTCGAGGTCTTTTTCCGTGGGAGCGTAGCGGCCGGGATTGTCGCCAAGCGAACTCCGTTCCCGCCAGTACTGAGCCAACTCCTCGATGAAAGTCTTGATCGACTGATTCGCGGTCTTGAAACTGTCGCGATCGTAGAGCTGGCGTCGGTCGGCTTCCGTGCCAAGCATGTCGGCAAGCGGGCAATCAGGAGTGATGACTCCGAATCCGTAGAGCAAACGATGTTGCCGGCGATCACCTGAATCGAACTTCTCGCGAACACGTTTTTCGAGGCCGAACATCGCACCGCTTGCTTGATCAAACGGTCCTTCAGATTTCGTATCCGTTTTGCCGTAGCGGTTGGTGAACTTCCAAACCCCGTTCTCACGCGCGACACGACCACCTTTGACTTCAAGAACAAAGACGCCAATTCGAGTTAGCAGCAGAAAGTCAATCTCTGCACGACGTTTCGATTCGTGTTCACTCAACCCCAACGAGTGAAGACAAATCCAGTCCTCCGTTCCCTGTGCATCTCGAATCCAATCGAACACCCTGCGTTCAGCGGCGCTTTTGACCTCGGGATGAATCTTCGGCGGAATCATTCGTGCCATGTGTCGCCCTCAATCAGTCGATTGGCCGCAGTGTATTTGACCGGCATCAACTTCGACGCCGTCTCCGAGACTCTCAGCAAAACAAGATCGTCGCCAAGCTGAACCACGGCCTCATCGGCTTGCTCTTGACGAACCACCGACGCGGCCTTCTTGCGAATCCGCTTTGCGATGAGGCGCGGTGCCTTTTGCTGGTGCGCGCTTCGCACATTCTTGATCGCTGCGATGACCGCGTCGGTTTTCCGCGAAAGCTCCTCATTTCCAGTCACACTCGCAATCGCCGGCACATCGGTTTGATACTTCTGCGGTGCAATCACATCATCATCGTGAATCCAATTGCTGATCGCTTGCAGTTGCGTCTTACAGCCCGCAGTTTGAAGTTTCTGGCAGACCACTTCGTCACTGAGCGAGTGCTCGTCGATATAAGTCCGCAACGCGATTCGCCAAAGCCCTGAAAGCTCCCGTTCACCCGGATCAAGCAACTCATCGGCGACTTCACGAATCAAGTCTCTACTTTTAGGGCGAAAAACGACCTTGTCGCCGACCGCCACGTCCTTCGCTCCCACCAGCTTCACCATCGCCTTCCCGTCGTCATCATCGTGCGTGCCGGCGAGGAGGTGTGTCACGACATTCAGTTTGTACTTATCCGTGAACAAGCCGTAGACACCGCCGGCAAATATGAGCAGCCGTGCTTTGGCATCAGCCTCCGAATGTCCCGAACCCACTTGATCGTAGATACGCTGACGGAAGCCTTCGTCGATATCGTCCTGGACCTCTTCGATGGCATCGACTTCAGGTACTTCGACTTGCCGGACTTCCGCAGGCGGACGTGGATTCTTCCAGCCCGTCATTGACGGGAAAATTGCATTACGCCCACGAAGTCTCGTTCGCTCACCTCGCATCTTCTGACGTTGTTCGGAAAACTGTTTGTGCCACTTCCGTTCAACGTCATACAACAATAAGACGATCGGATCGGCAATTGGCGGCGATAGCACGGACGCCATCCGGCTTTGTTTGAACCAACCCGTCACAATCAAGCCATTCCCGAACGATTCACCTGCCGCTGCCGACGCATGCACGCGGTTCGGCTTTCCGGTGAATGCAGTTTCGAGTTCAGGAACCAATCTCGCGTCCGCGCATAGAACGTCAGCCTTGGGGAATTGCGAGAGAACTTTCTGCATTGCTTCGCTCTTCGGATTGCACTCACGCAAGCTATTAAGCAGATCCCGAATTCGTTCCGCAACTTCCACCGCCGCGTTTCGCTCGTCTTCCGAGAGGTAGTTGGATGACGCAACCAATGACTCAATCTTGGTCACTCGCCCCAAGACTTCGAGGACGGACTGCGACTCATCCTGCAATTTGGTCGCACATCGCATCAAACGGGTAATCGCATAAAAAGCCTGCGCGACAATTTCTTCAAGTTCGGGAAGACCGTCTGGTCCGCGACGTTTCGCCAACCGCCGGACTGTCGCGAAAGCGCTGAACGTCACGCCAACGATCGGGGACGAGACGATCTCAATGATCGGCTTCGCTGATGAAGTCGCTCGAACGCGATGCTCAAATTTCGCAATCTCGCCTGCGTTGGCGGCAAGCTTTCGTTCTGGCCAGACCAACGCTTTCAAATCTTCCGCGCCCCACTCCCACACACTTAAATCATTGTGCTGATCCGATTCCGTCTCGTTCGCTATTCGCTCGGTTGCGATCATCAAGCACGGAACCTTCAGTCGATTGAGTAATTTGATGCCGGCGTGCTTCTCACGATTTCGACCCGCAACATCGACGACAATCAGCTCAATTTCATCAGGGTTCTCCTGTGCGAAGCTGCACGCGACATCGAGGTCCGATGCAAAAAGAAGCACCGGTGGTTGCGTGCCAAAACGCGTCGACCATTGCTCTGCCTCTTCTCCATCGGAAGATATCTGACCAATGGGGATCACGTCTTTGATCGGTTGCCCGTACAGGAGCGTTGATTTGCAAAACTCGGCAGCAAGCGTGGTGGGCATCACCACGACGACCTTTTTCTTGATGGCATGAACGTCTGCCTTATTCGGACCGTTGAACAGAAAATCGAGGCCGCAAATTGCGGTTTCAGTGTTCCGTGCTTTCCACCCAACCTCACCTCTTGCAACTCGTGTCGAGTCAACCGGAACCAATCGGTACAAATCCGAAATAGGCCAGTAGGTAATCGAGCCGAGGTTTTTCTGGCCTCGCTCGGTTCGGTCCTTCCGCAGTTTGAACATGCGACGTCCATCAGGCAGATTGTCGATGCCCTCAAAAACCGCCACAGCCGAATAGTCAACTAATACCTTTTGTCCTGGATTGAATGAACTCTCAGTCAACTGCCGAAGCCCTGCCTCGTGCGCTAACCCAAGCGTTGAGACAAACCCAATAAGAATTGCGATCGGTCCAGTCTCGGGCGCAATCAACATCGTGTTCAGAGTCTTCGTGTCTCGAAGATTGCGACACGACAACGCAGAATTTAGGATCGTAAACTCCGATGCAGCTCGCGGCCCAGACCCGTCGTCGAGCGTCAGCATGTTCAAGAACGGCCAAACACCGACCACGTGATCCAGAAGTTCGATGAGTGGTTCACGCAGCGGACTTACAAGGTCCACAGCCGTCTGTAAGATGAACAGATCATCGAGGTAGCCGATCAACCCAAGGCCGTCATTGATCGCGTCATCATCCTCAACGAAATATCGGAGGGCACCTCGTGCGCAAACTTTGTCATCATTCGAGCGACTTGCATCATGCAAAACGTCAATCAGTGTCTTTGCGTTCGCCGCAAGGCGTTTCAGGAAACCACAATCGGCAAGATGCTGTATCACATCAAGGTTCTCGATCACCCGCTCAGTGAGTTCATCGTCGCATCCACTTAACGACGATAGCTTCTCGAAAATATCCTCCGCACGAGCCTGCTCTTCGGCGGTGATGGCGGGCGGATGATACGCTACTGGTTCTTCCAACCGTACGGCGATTTCATGGACGGCGTAGCTCGCGATAAACGCTTGGCCAAGAGCATGGAATTTAGTCGCTTCGCGGTACTCTGCTTCGGACTGATCCTCGCCAGCCGTTGGTCGGCCATGGTTGGTAACCACAAACTGAATGGCCCCGCGTGCAATGGACGCAATATCTTCGGACGCATGATGAAGTCGAAGGTAGTTCGCTAACTGAGTCAGATTCCGCAGCAGCGCTTGTTCAAAACCAAACTCCGGATCAAGCACGAGTGCCCATTCGCCGGTCCTCCTTAACAGGACAATGACGTCAAGTTCCTCGCCGCTCAGGCTGCGGATCGTTTCAAGCAGATTCTCTCGGTCTGCGAAAGAGAGATGACTCGCCAAAAGTTCTCAGCCCCAGGTTTCATACCCAAACCAGTTACGCACGTGGTTCTGCCGGCCATCATTCTAGAGAACATTTGTGCGCGGTGCAGCAACTGGAACGCAAGACGCAACCGATCAACCTGGTCAATGTCCAGGACGTCTCGAAGTCTCTCTCTCCGGTACCGATCGCGTTAACTGGGCCGTGAATGTTAACTCAGAGAGTTCGAGAGTTTCTGTTGTTGGTCTCGGGATCGCTTGCGGGAAAGATGCTTTCCCGGACCTCACCGACGACATGGCGAGAGCGGAATCATTGGCCCGGCAGCGATCGAAAGTGCCGCAAATTGCGGGCATCAACGCAAAAAGGCCGATGCATTTGCATCGGCCTTTCGCGTTAAGTTTCGACCAGCAGTGTTCCACTACTGTCCGAAAAGGCTCCCCATAACAGACTCGAAGCAGCGACAAGCCAGTTAACGACTTCAAACCGAGTGACAACTCGATCAACGAATCGTCAGCGCCCGCAGATGCGAGCGCGTGCGAATCGTTACCCTCGTTATCATCGAATTCAGGCTGGTTTAGCGGCTTTCAGGCAACTTTGTGGGACAATACGGTCTTGGAGACGCTCGATCTGCACCAATATTCGATGGAACCGTCACTCTAGAGGGATTTCAGCCGTATGGTGCCAAACCTCGATTCTATGTTGCCAGTACCCTGCAAAATAGGCCATAAACTGAATATTCGACGTCTAGAAAAAGCTAAATTAAGAGCTTTCTTGCGTCATAATAGATAGGGAAAGAGTTAGCTATCGACGGTCGCCACAACTTCCACTTTTTGCTCGACAAATAGGACGCCTGACGCCAGTTGAGGCGTGTATTTCCTTGGTTGCCCGTCTCTCCCGGGCTAAGCTGCTCTTCCGTTCTCTGTAGGTCGGGCTGTCAATCTGAAGCAAAACCCCGCCGGCGACCGCGGCGAGGTGAAGAGGCGTTGTCGTAAGTTTTGTTCTTGAGTGAATGAAAAAAGTGGCGCATCCTACTGGAACTTTCACCCTTCAATAGCCCGAAATAGCCGCAAATTCGTCGAATCGTGAATTCGCACGCGCAAACGTTACCGGAAAAAGTAAGCTGAACATCGACTACAAATTAATACTCGACCCCACACATCTCGACAGCCTTTCAGTTAAGTACAAGTGGGAAGTCCTACGACGTCACCCGCTCTACATTTGGCTGTGGGAAACGCTCCAAACTCTGAAAGCGTCTGCTCCAAATTCTTTCGAGCAGGAGTTCTTGTCTACCCCCGTATTCTCCGAGGTCGGCGAACTCCTGGGTGTTAATGGTATTCCAGTGAATCCCGCCCTCGAATTCGACTCCCTAGTAGATGCAGAAACAAATTTCTTGTGGCTCAAGCGAGCGGCACGTCCTGTGAGCTTGCGATTAATGGCAAAATTGCTGCTGGCGGCAAATCTTCAGCCGGAGACTCTCCGACTGCTTTCGGAACATTTTTCTCGTGCGGCGGACAACACCGATTCGAGAAATCGATTCGAATCGCTTTCACTTCTGAACTCCGCCGAATGTCCTGACCTCGATTTGCTCGCCAATATACCGCTTTACCAACTCAATCCTGCCGCACCAGCCGAGGAATTTAATTCCGATCTGAAAAATCTTCGCGACCAATGGCGGGAGCGTCTCAAACTCCCCAATAGTCGTGTAAGTGAAAAAAAATACGAGGACTATCTGCGAGCTTGGGACCTCCGAGAAGGTTGGTCGGAGGGAAAGTATCATCGTGATGCTGTACGCAGCATGAAAGATGTCGTTAAAGAACTTGGACAGTCAAAAACCTCGGCAAGAAATTGGTATCGGAGCGGATTCAAGCTCGTGACCGGACATGAGTTTTCTGTCGAGAATTGGGTGGAAGTGATGGGCGTAACCCAGCTTTCTCGACTGTTAGGCGAAACGGTCGCACAGGCTTCCGGACGCCGTGCCCTTCGCGCTAATTCTCGTCGACCGGTAGATGACACGACCGTCTCAGGCGGTCGAAACCAACAGGGAAATCCCGGAGTGGTTGAAGAGCTGGCTGCCCAGCAAGCCCCGCAGGACGTCCAACAGATGCTGTTACGCATATCGAAGTTGATCGCCAAGGGCTGCTCAGATCAGGAGATTCTCGAGGATCTCGAGGTCGAAGAGACAGCCCTGCCAGCGATTGTGGAGTTCCGCGAAACCCATGAAACCTAGCTCTTCAAGCCTGTCTTCAAAATAGCATTCGGCTTATTTGGCTCTGGGAAGAAGGCGGAGGCAAGCGTTTGTTTCTGCTATCAGCCACGGCATCAGTGGCCACCTGATCAGAACGTTCTGATTCATGTCATTCGCAAGTCAATCAAACCGCCCACAAGGCTGCTTGTCGCCGAACGAGTTTGCCAAACGCGCCGGGATCTCACTGGCGACGGTTCATCGCTATCTCAGTCGCGGTCAGCTTACGAAAATCCAGAAGGCTGGGAAGAACAGTCGAATTTGGATTCCCGAGAGCGAGCTCTTTTCGTCCAGCTCGCTAACCCAGGATGGCGAATGTCGCGACTCGCAGCAATCTCCAATCGGTACAGCAGCCCGAGGCAAGAGCCTCGCTGGCAAACGACCGGCGTGGATGAACGACTGGCGTTCCCCAACAAATGGAGGCAATCATGCCCAAAAAAAATCATCTTGAACAGTTTCAATGCCAGTTCTTTCGCTGGCCTATTTACCAAAGGAGAAACGGAGTCTGGTATGCCGATGGCCGCTCGAATGGTGCTGGAAGTCAGCGGACGTCGCTCGGCACGAAAGACAAGCACGATGCACTTGCTAACCTTCATCATCTTGATCGCGTCCAGGCCGAGAATCTTGGGCTGGTACCGCGCTCCACCTCATCAGCCGGACCTCGGCACCTGTCGATCAAAGCGGGCCGGAAGCTTTTTGACGATCACACTTCGCGGCCCAGGCTGGTGGGTGGAACCAAGGAGAACACCCAAAAACGCTACAAGTCGATCTTGGACAAATTGGAAGCCTTCCTGAAGACCAGACGGATCGTGCATTGGAATCAGGTTACTGAGAAAACGCTTGGCGACTACGCCGAACACCTGACGGAGCTAGAGTACGCTTACAAGACCGTGTTCGGTGAACTCAACACGATCAAGACCGCTTTCAAATGGCTATGCACCGAAGGGCATTTGTCGCGTGAGCCTTTAAAGTTAAAACTGCGGAAAGCTGATTGCCAACGGGCTTACTGCTACACCGACGCGGAAGTTGCGGCAATGATCCAATACTGCGGTGAGAACGATGAACTCACGTGGCTCCAGGGCGTGATCATCGGGTTGTCCTGTACCGGTCTTCGGATCAGCGAACTGGCTTCACTCAAATGGTCGGACGTTCGCTTCGACGACAGGGCGTTAACGATTGCTGATGAAAGCGGATTCGCCGACAGCGGCAACGAGCGTCGGTCGACGAAGAGTAGCAGGACTCGGCACATTCCAATTCATCAAAGTTTCCTAGGCGTGCTTCAATCGTTACCACGTCAAAGCAATCGGGTGTTTCTTGGACCGCGTGGCGGCCAGCTCAAGCCAGATACCGTTCGGAACATCCTGGTGCGTGAAGTCATCGAACCACTGACCCCCAGGTTTCCCAAAGCGTACCCCGGTGAACGAAGTTTTGAAAATGGTCGGCTTCACAGCTTCCGTCACTACTTTTGTAGTACTTGCGCGAACAATGCGATTCCCGAGCGAATCGTGATGAATTGGCTTGGCCATGCCGACAGCGAGATGGTTCGTCATTACTATCACCTCAGTGATGAAGAATCACGTCGTAAGATGGACCAGTTGAAGTTGATTGGAAGTAGCGTCGGGCGTTCCGGCGTTTAGAAGTTTTGTAACCGATTCGGCATTCAGTCGCTGCGCTTTGCGAGCGATCCTGTCGGGTAAGAACTCTCCTTTTGGCACACTTGTGGCACACACGGGTGTGCCAAAGATAAAGACCCCGTAAAACACTACGTTTTACGAGGTCTTTTTGTGAAGGCGGAGGACACGGGACTCGAACCCGCAGCCCCTTACGGGGTACCTCAGTTCCAATGAGGCCGCTCACCAATTCGCTTATCCTCCAGGCTGTGCGTTGTTTGTATGGGAACAGACAACGCCGCGGCAAGAGCTTCGCTGGATTGCCGCGTTCTGTAAAGAGGGGTTTGCTAACCTGTCAGCTTTGCACCACTAATTAGCTTGATAAAGTCGGCGTTTGTCTCGAATCGTCCCAGCTGTTTGGTCAGCTGTTCCATCGCGTCGACGTGGTGCATTTCCGAGAGTGTGCGACGCAGCATGGTGACCGCTTCGTAGGTCTCCTCGTCGTGCAGCAGTTCTTCGCGGCGGGTTCCCGATTGCGAGATGTCGATCGACGGCCAAACGCGGCGATCGGCCAAGCGGCGATCGAGAACAACTTCCATGTTGCCGGTGCCCTTAAACTCCTGGAAGATCGCTTCATCCATTCGGCTGTTGGTGTCAACCAACGCGGTGCCGACGATCGTCAACGAGCCGCCTTCTTGGAAGGCACGCGCGGTGGCGAACAACTTCTTCGGGATGTCCATCGCCTTGACGTCCAAACCGCCAGTCATTGTGGCCCGGCCACGACCGGTCTGCCCAACCCACTTGTTAAACGCGCGGGCCAATCGAGTGATCGAATCGAGCAGCAGGAAGACATCCTGTCCCATTTCAGCCAATCGTTTGCAGCGTTCAATCACCAGTTGGCTGAGTCGGACGTGGGAATCAACGTCCATGTCCAAGCTGCTGGCGATGACTTCGCCGCCGACGACATGTCGCTTCATGTCGGTGACTTCCTCGGGACGCTCGTCGATCAACAGAACGATCAGCTTGACGTCGGGGTGATTCTGGGCGATGCCGCTGCTGATGTCCTGCAGCATCACGGTTTTTCCCGATCGCGGAGGGGCAACGATCAGCGAGCGTTGGCCTTTGCCCAGCGGGGCAAGCAGGTCGATCACGCGGTTGGTTAGCGGCTTCTTGCCCATTTCCAGCCGCAACCACTGTTCAGGATTGATTGCGGTCAGCGAATCGAAATGTTTCACTTCGGCATAATCGTCGGGGCTGATTCCGTCGACGTCGAGGATTTCTCGAATCCGTGGCCCTTGATGCCGCCGGCCCGGTTGGACCATGCCTCGGATCATCACCCCTTCACGCAAACCGAACTTTTCGATCATCGTGCCGGGAACAAAGGGGTCCGAGCGGTCGCGAGTAAAGCTGGTTCCAGGGCTTCGCAGGAAACCATATCCATTGGGGTGCATTTCCAGCAGTCCCACTCCTTCGACCAGCGGCGCGTCATCATCGACTGGCGGCAAATCGCCATCGGGCTGACGATTGCCATTGACGTTGTTGTTGCCGTCGGAGGGGCGGCGTCGGCGTCGGCCAACTCGGCTTTTTCCGCCGTTGCCGTTACCACCGCCATTCCCGTTGGAATTGCTTTCGTTTCCGCTGCCGCCTCGTCCGCGGTAGGATCGTTTCTTTTTAGCCATGAGTCACCCAAGATAGCCAACCGGAGCCCATGTTTCACCGAGAGGTGGCGCATCGGACTGCGAGTGCTGGTGTAAGAGATTTCGCCGCAAATCCGTTAGTTGCAAAACAGAGGTCATGTGTTAGAGGGATACCAGAGCGACGGACTGGTGATGCCCATAATCGAGCGTACGTTAACTGCAGCCGGAGTGGTCTTCCAAACCATTTCCCAAAGAAGCAGACTCGTAGAACCCTGACCTAACCGTTGTACTCGATCGTGCAGCCCGAAAGCACATGTAAACCATGCTCTGGGGATCCCTGCAGAAATGGCCTAATGCCATGATCCCTAAGGATTCCAAATACAGCCCGGGAATGCAACCGAATCGACCGTGGATGCGGATTCGAGTTGGGCAGCACACAAAGGTGACGCCATACCCAGGAACACGAAAATCAGGAGTTCTGTGTTACCTAGAGGCGGACATATGGCAACCTACAATAGATCGCCCTGCCCTGTTAAGACCAATGTCTTATTCACTGCTTGAATGTTATCGCCACTTTTCGCGATGTCAAGTCCGCGGCACCAACACGGTGTGGTTT from Rosistilla carotiformis includes the following:
- a CDS encoding nuclease-related domain-containing DEAD/DEAH box helicase, which translates into the protein MARMIPPKIHPEVKSAAERRVFDWIRDAQGTEDWICLHSLGLSEHESKRRAEIDFLLLTRIGVFVLEVKGGRVARENGVWKFTNRYGKTDTKSEGPFDQASGAMFGLEKRVREKFDSGDRRQHRLLYGFGVITPDCPLADMLGTEADRRQLYDRDSFKTANQSIKTFIEELAQYWRERSSLGDNPGRYAPTEKDLELLSAFLRGDFDRVPSMGAIADAATHQMHALESEQYQVLDALEKYPNPRLIVQGGAGTGKTLLAAEISRREANTTDGDVLLLCFNRVLAGVLRKNVTSRGRGTVVVNSIHAVLHALIEGSEVEAEFEASKAGLDHAEIFNRLMPEFALHALMTKNCPQYKSLVIDEAQDMLSRPMLDVLDALVVGGLKNGRWWFFCDRNNQASVFGVYEDEALFLLIPIGVAVLLPTNRRNTIQIATETEIKTLPQFPPAATVDGIPVKTDWYKKPADQRQLLSTTLKKLLNEEISPHQISVLSCRKAEDSCASQFRDFQLATIDEGNAWKVGSKLLNQVTACSVSSFKGLENDFIILTDVDELSPDWWRGVVYVGMSRARIGLYVFINQKLEPLCDERQRDWLRKQVTE
- a CDS encoding helicase-related protein, with protein sequence MSDEETFRDELIQALERELVGPGLPPHDYEANPNQRYVERLEESPTQRYSAGVLFPQQQVINEHDDQGDTEDADEASGSGEEIPTEPLEGDPGSEPRRDGGSGDSLTDAYDQTVRLANEFYPSAIGLSCLCDGDAGDLVIRVSAARYESGTVPYVAETENGPQTRERQEWRRIQIEIPDQTLSVPASSQQAPWERNLVESLIVKGMFRHRGDGSVLLTLSLLNDHQSGRDSRIRAADCFFQVSVSIQSAGGKPVFREYKVLPDRDPSKIADPDVQEEAALELLYRKRKAFAVGHGCSVDWGEETDSKVASLATVTVPRVKVPPVEPRSTDGDELNMYILSGADGTVPPSKIPSTLQPLVTDYETWIREQEANVASLPSRLKAPATENLKHCRTCLGRIRDGIKLLENDPVMLEAFMLANRAILMQQHHSRRSKRSKDVGMVPLPASYKPTTPYEGRWRTFQLAFILMNLSSLKTNDDGTEHPERDLVDLIWFPTGGGKTEAYLGLAATDIFLRRLIRPDNAGCTVLMRYTLRLLTAQQFQRASSMICACELIRRSRSKDLGEQAITIGLWVGGSLTPLYREPAVKSLNSLAKPNSQEANEFQMLKCPWCGTAMDDPDALGYQAHGKPKTVIFVCPETQCEFSTPKKRLPVIVIDDDVYEIPPTLIIGTVDKFAMLAWREMSGRIFGIGTPGDNDPPDLIIQDELHLISGPLGSVVGLYESAIDLLCSWKGRKPKIVASTATIRRAWHQCRALYDRPTSQFPPQGLDISDSFFAKENCDTPGRLYLGVFATAAPSFVTAMVRTLGGLFHACKALRLPEGVPESTRDPYWTALQYFSSLRELGHAATLIEADIPEYMWSITTRTATPKELHRSLGTPVELTSRRTADEIPAILERLEKRYPRESDDWKDRPLDTLLATNMISVGVDVDRLGLMLVVGQPKTTSEYIQASSRVGRSQKSPGLVVAMYNPGKPRDRSHYEHFRAYHEAFYKHVEPTSVTPFSLPVMERALHGVLVVLVRHLVGLSKPDQFDPSSTTLQDLIDQIELRCSVVDPEHAASLKSKLKVLVSKWSSVQPSEWGGFGKPPELRPLMYPAGSEPLPAWAGSAWATPSSMRNVDVECRAEVIASYENDE